A single region of the Zonotrichia leucophrys gambelii isolate GWCS_2022_RI chromosome 9, RI_Zleu_2.0, whole genome shotgun sequence genome encodes:
- the TTC14 gene encoding tetratricopeptide repeat protein 14: protein MDRELLRQALNYHGPALLSLLRAEQHDNPDFRGLLPPPGAAPEPPRGAPPAAWKERASIDTEIKRFIAKKADLLFAHSWKPNGPIEDSIEENEECYAVMPPLERFLEVPREERRELFFRDIERGDIVIGRITSIREFGFFMVLICLGSGVIREIADLEITALCPVREVPPQSNHGDPLSYYQTGDLIRAALKDVDRYHEKLAVSLYSSALPPKLSSTKLGVITSDDFPLHYKRSLEVANTGETFEEVLHRSPGFANPSLVEYLAEKLGLSESNPPSLLRSLQIKNFSEEDFAPALRKKQSASWALKCVKAGVDYFKVGRHVEAMNEYNKALEIDPQNVEALVARGALYATKGSLNKAIGDFEVALENCPTHRNARKYLCQTLVERGGQLEEEEKLLNAETYYKKALSLDETFQEAEEALTKLRKHMQKSLEMREKQAAKEEKQKAKKIETSAEKLRKLLKEEKRLKKKRKVSTSSSSSSSSSSSSSSSSSDSSSDVSASSSSSSSVHKKCRKKRRHRSESARSSKKSSSRASSHYKDQNRKEEWYSPPADTSASFLNQSFEVEKLLERQDSVACPKMEGKEKDRHCSFSRTSGDDEDTFGGRSEDSRDSYSSSRSQPSHSKTEKYSKPERFFSSWRGPSGSYHKSDYKPRMHYHRRFDRDGEWRREQFKRHGSGQDRYYMSPGSDYYGRSGGKYRSYSSSCSHEGDKGYDSDRQHKNESESKNRKISYEETDKTKEPDEEVSLNGTEEAEGGVKRNLPQNLVNIFNQIAEFEREKGSKQKKQ, encoded by the exons ATGGATCGGGAGCTGCTCCGGCAGGCGCTGAACTACCACGGCCCGGCGCTGCTGTCGCTGCTCCGCGCCGAGCAGCATGACAACCCCGACTTCCGCGggctgctgccgccgcccggggccgccccggaGCCGCCTCGCggggccccgccggccgccTG GAAAGAGAGGGCGAGCATCGACACCGAGATAAAGCGCTTCATCGCCAAGAAGGCGGATCTGCTGTTCGCGCACTCGTGGAAACCCAACGGGCCGATCGAGGACAGCATCGAGGAGAATGAGG AGTGTTACGCTGTCATGCCACCCCTGGAGAGGTtcctggaggtgcccagggaggagaggagagagctgTTCTTCCGTGACATCGAGCGGGGCGATATCGTCATTGGGAGGATTACATCTATCCGTGAATTTGGCTTTTTCATGGTGTTGATTTGTCTGGGAAGTGGTGTCATACGGGAAATTGCAGATTTGGAAATCACT GCCCTGTGTCCTGTGAGGGAAGTGCCTCCTCAAAGCAACCATGGAGATCCTCTATCATATTATCAAACTGGAGACCTTATCCGAG CTGCGCTCAAGGACGTTGACCGCTACCACGAGAAGCTGGCGGTGTCACTTTACAGCTCAGCCCTTCCACCCAAGCTTTCCAGCACAAAGCTGGGTGTGATCACCTCTGATGACTTCCCACTGCATTATAA GAGAAGCCTGGAAGTTGCCAACACAGGAGAGACATTTGAAGAGGTTTTACATCGTTCCCCAGGATTTGCTAATCCATCATTAGTTGAATATTTAGCAGAAAAACTGGGACTAAGTGAGTCAAATCCACCGTCTTTGCTGAGAAGTCTTCAAAT TAAAAATTTCAGTGAAGAAGATTTTGCCCCTGCATTGAGGAAAAAGCAGTCTGCATCTTGGGCCTTGAAATG TGTAAAGGCTGGGGTGGATTATTTTAAGGTTGGGCGCCACGTGGAAGCCATGAATGAGTACAACAAGGCTCTGGAAATTGATCCCCAAAATGTTGAAGCTTTGGTAGCACGTGGAGCTCT GTATGCAACCAAAGGAAGTCTGAACAAAGCCATTGGGGATTTTGAAGTTGCTTTGGAAAATTGTCCTACCCATAGAAATGCGAGGAAATATCTGTGTCAGACCCTTGTGGAAAGAGGAGGGCA GttggaagaggaagagaaactgCTAAATGCTGAGACTTATTATAAAAAAGCCTTGAGCTTGGATGAGACTTTTCAGGAAGCAGAAGAGGCCTTAACAAAGCTCCGTAAGCACATGCAG aaatctttggaAATGAGGGAGAAACAAGCTGCcaaagaagagaaacagaaagcaaagaaaatagaaacaagTGCAGAAAAATTGCGTAAGctcttaaaagaagaaaagag gttgaagaagaaaaggaaagtatcaacctcctcctcctcctcttcttcttcatcctcctcctcctcctcatcatcaaGCGATTCATCATCAGATGTatcagcttcttcctcctcctcttcctctgttCACAAGAAGTGTAGAAAAAAGCGTCGACATAGATCTGAGTCTGCTCGCAGCTCCAAAAAAAGCTCATCTAGAGCTTCTTCCCATTACAAAGATCAGAATAGGAAAGAGGAGTGGTATTCCCCTCCAGCTGATACCTCTGCTTCCTTTCTTAACCAAAGTTTTGaagtggaaaagctgctggaaagGCAGGACAGCGTAGCGTGCccaaaaatggagggaaaagagaaagacagaCACTGTTCTTTTTCGAGGACTTCAGGTGATGATGAAGACACTTTTGGAGGTAGGTCTGAAGATTCAAGAGATTCTTACAGTAGCTCCAGAAGTCAGCCAAGTCatagcaaaactgaaaaatacagtaaaCCAGAGAGATTTTTCTCCAGTTGGAGGGGTCCTTCAGGTTCATATCATAAATCAGATTATAAACCCAGGATGCATTATCACAGGAGATTTGACAGGGATGGAGAGTGGAGAAGGGAGCAGTTTAAGAGACATGGCTCAGGTCAAGACAGGTATTACATGTCCCCAGGGTCTGACTATTATGGCAGGTCAGGGGGGAAGTACAGGTCATATTCTAGCAGCTGCTCACATGAAGGTGACAAAGGTTATGATAGTGACAGGCAGCATAAAAATGAAAGTGAgtctaagaatagaaaaataagtTATGAAGAGACTGATAAAACAAAGGAACCAGATGAAGAAGTGTCATTAAATGGTACAGAAGAAGCAGAAGGTGGTGTTAAAAGAAACCTGCCCCAGAACTTAGTTAACATTTTTAATCAGATAGCTGAGTttgagagggaaaaaggaagtaAGCAGAAGAAACAGTGA